One Glandiceps talaboti chromosome 2, keGlaTala1.1, whole genome shotgun sequence genomic region harbors:
- the LOC144444708 gene encoding neuroglobin-like, giving the protein MGNNPVKTVRSRSLSMPAETPTLTKEHEKLLVQTWQGIRGDLERIGLLMFTGLFDQHPETKKYFGLPGMPITEQDKQNMIRVREHGLRFMNVVRDLLTHIAEKNRPKVEQTLRELGRRHLSYEADVNLIDVFGQQFIMSIKPTLSKSWDRKIEDAWINLFRYIAFMMKQGMLDAIAESVSQNIESTQYGSHGSSRKRTNSSQI; this is encoded by the exons ATGGGTAATAATCCGGTAAAGACTGTAAGATCGCGATCATTATCGATGCCTGCGGAAACACCGACGTTAACCAAAGAACACGAGAAACTTCTCGTCCAAACATGGCAGGGCATTCGAGGAGATTTAGAGCGAATAGGACTCTTGATGTTCACAGG ATTATTTGACCAGCATCCAGAAACAAAGAAATACTTCGGGCTACCGGGAATGCCGATAACAGAGCAAGACAAACAGAACATGATAAGAGTGAGAGAACATGGCCTCCGGTTTATGAATGTTGTCAGAGATCTTCTCACTCATATTGCAGAAAAAAATAGACCCAAAGTCGAACAGACGCTACGAGAACTTGGTAGGCGCCATTTGAGTTATGAGGCAGATGTTAATCTCATTGAC GTATTCGGTCAACAATTCATTATGTCCATAAAACCAACCTTAAGCAAATCATGGGATAGGAAAATAGAAGATGCTTGGATAAATCTCTTCAGGTATATCGCCTTTATGATGAAACAGGGCATGCTGGATGCTATCGCTGAAAGTGTGTCACAAAACATCGAATCAACACAATATGGCAGTCACGGGTCTTCTAGAAAACGTACCAATTCAAGTCAAATATGA